The following are encoded in a window of Litorilinea aerophila genomic DNA:
- the odhB gene encoding 2-oxoglutarate dehydrogenase complex dihydrolipoyllysine-residue succinyltransferase, with protein sequence MAIEVVVPELGESVVEATVARWLKQEGDRVTVGEPLVSLETDKIDLEVTAEADGVLARIQHQAGEDVQVGDVLAYIEEAEGAAAPQEAPPAQEEAAGKDKAQERAETKPEAKPEAKTAPRAESPETRATPVAQRMAAQEGVDLSQVSGAGPGGRVTKEDVAQYLRSQERSRDGQAPSPAREAAAPESPAPSAEPGRREERIRMSRRRRTIAERLVQAQQTAAMLTTFNEVDMSAVMEMRQRHREAFQQRHGVKLGFMSFFVKATIGALKAFPPLNASIDGNDIILKHYYDIGIAVGAEEGLVVPVLRDADRMSFAQIEQAIDDMARRAREGSLTLEELRGGTFTITNGGVFGSLLSTPILNPPQVGILGLHKIEQRPVVVNGEIVIRPMMYLALTYDHRIVDGREAVQFLVKVKELIEDPERLLLEG encoded by the coding sequence ATGGCGATAGAGGTAGTCGTGCCAGAACTGGGCGAGTCGGTCGTAGAAGCCACCGTCGCCCGCTGGCTGAAACAGGAAGGCGACCGGGTGACCGTGGGCGAGCCCCTGGTCTCCCTGGAAACGGACAAGATCGACCTGGAGGTGACCGCGGAGGCCGACGGGGTGCTGGCCCGCATCCAGCACCAGGCCGGGGAAGACGTCCAGGTGGGCGACGTGCTGGCCTACATCGAGGAGGCGGAGGGCGCCGCCGCCCCCCAGGAAGCCCCGCCAGCCCAGGAAGAGGCGGCAGGGAAGGATAAGGCCCAGGAGCGGGCCGAGACGAAACCCGAAGCGAAACCGGAGGCAAAGACAGCCCCCCGGGCAGAGTCTCCTGAGACCCGGGCCACGCCGGTCGCCCAGCGCATGGCTGCCCAGGAAGGGGTGGACCTGAGCCAGGTCAGCGGCGCCGGTCCAGGCGGCCGGGTGACCAAAGAGGACGTGGCCCAATATCTGCGCAGCCAGGAACGCTCCCGGGATGGCCAGGCTCCCTCGCCCGCGCGGGAGGCTGCCGCCCCCGAAAGCCCGGCCCCTTCGGCCGAACCCGGCCGCCGGGAGGAGCGGATCCGCATGTCCCGCCGGCGCCGAACCATCGCCGAACGGCTGGTCCAGGCCCAGCAGACGGCCGCCATGCTGACCACCTTCAACGAGGTGGACATGTCCGCGGTCATGGAGATGCGCCAGCGACACCGGGAGGCTTTCCAGCAGCGTCACGGCGTGAAACTGGGCTTCATGTCCTTCTTCGTCAAGGCAACCATCGGCGCGCTCAAGGCCTTTCCCCCGCTGAACGCCTCCATCGACGGCAACGACATCATTCTCAAGCACTACTACGACATCGGCATCGCGGTGGGCGCCGAGGAAGGGCTGGTGGTGCCGGTCCTGCGGGACGCAGATCGCATGTCCTTCGCCCAGATCGAGCAGGCCATCGACGACATGGCCCGCCGGGCCCGGGAAGGCAGCTTGACCCTGGAGGAGCTGCGGGGCGGCACCTTCACCATCACCAACGGCGGCGTCTTCGGCTCCCTCCTGAGCACGCCCATCCTCAACCCGCCCCAGGTGGGCATTCTGGGCCTGCATAAGATCGAGCAGCGGCCGGTGGTGGTCAACGGCGAAATCGTGATCCGCCCCATGATGTACCTGGCCCTCACCTACGACCACCGCATCGTGGATGGCCGGGAGGCCGTCCAATTCCTGGTCAAGGTGAAGGAACTGATCGAGGACCCGGAACGTCTCTTATTAGAAGGCTGA
- a CDS encoding 30S ribosomal protein S1 translates to MTEMDFAALLNEYPYHQPERGELLRGEVLWINKDSILVDVGAKRDAVIPGSDLSRVEESYLANLKVGDAVPVYVLRQEQDEELRVSLRRGLEEEDWIRATELLESQEIVELEVTGHNKGGVLVRYGRLEGFIPNSQIPALKFVRNPEERTRRKEELVGTTLKLKAIEVDRRRRRLVFSAKAAEEALREKRLQELSVGDVVRGRVENVTDFGAFVDLGGVTGLIHVSKLDWQRVEHPGDVLKPGDEVEVLVEKIDRKRERISLNRQAVLPNPWKLLPTLYQPGDLLEGEVTNVVDFGIFVRIPLGIEGLVHNSEIQRPDSQEFRVVQPGDVVLVRITDMDPERERLGLSMRKVTPEEEARWLAQRATAQAESAAAAGSNEPEATAQDEATDEADEAASNEPADAGR, encoded by the coding sequence ATGACCGAGATGGACTTTGCCGCCCTCCTCAACGAATACCCTTACCACCAGCCCGAACGGGGTGAACTGCTGCGGGGAGAAGTGCTCTGGATCAACAAGGACTCGATCCTCGTGGATGTGGGCGCCAAACGCGATGCGGTCATTCCGGGTTCCGATTTGAGCCGGGTGGAAGAGAGCTACCTGGCCAATTTGAAGGTCGGCGATGCGGTACCCGTGTATGTGCTGCGCCAGGAGCAGGACGAGGAACTGCGGGTCTCGCTGCGTCGTGGCCTGGAGGAAGAGGACTGGATCCGGGCTACCGAACTCCTGGAAAGCCAGGAGATTGTGGAGCTGGAGGTGACGGGCCACAACAAGGGCGGCGTTCTGGTACGCTACGGCCGCCTGGAAGGCTTCATCCCCAACTCCCAGATTCCGGCCCTGAAATTCGTGCGCAACCCAGAGGAGCGCACCCGGCGCAAGGAAGAGCTGGTGGGCACCACCCTCAAGCTCAAGGCCATCGAGGTGGACCGACGGCGCCGGCGGCTGGTCTTCTCGGCCAAGGCTGCCGAAGAAGCCCTGCGGGAGAAGCGCCTCCAGGAGCTTTCGGTGGGCGACGTGGTACGGGGACGGGTGGAAAACGTCACCGACTTCGGCGCCTTCGTGGATCTGGGCGGCGTCACCGGCCTCATCCACGTCTCCAAGCTGGACTGGCAGCGGGTGGAACACCCGGGCGATGTCCTCAAGCCGGGCGACGAGGTGGAGGTCTTGGTCGAAAAGATCGACCGCAAACGGGAGCGGATCAGCCTGAATCGACAGGCCGTGCTGCCCAACCCCTGGAAGTTGTTGCCCACCCTCTACCAGCCGGGCGACTTGCTGGAAGGGGAAGTCACCAACGTGGTGGACTTTGGCATCTTTGTCCGCATCCCGCTGGGCATTGAAGGGCTGGTCCACAACAGCGAGATCCAGCGGCCGGACAGCCAGGAGTTCCGGGTGGTTCAGCCGGGCGACGTGGTCCTGGTCCGCATCACCGACATGGATCCAGAGCGGGAGCGCCTGGGGCTGAGCATGCGCAAGGTGACGCCGGAAGAAGAGGCCCGCTGGCTGGCCCAACGGGCCACGGCCCAGGCCGAGTCCGCAGCCGCGGCCGGCTCGAACGAGCCGGAAGCAACGGCCCAGGACGAGGCAACAGACGAGGCAGACGAGGCCGCGTCCAACGAGCCTGCTGACGCCGGCCGCTAA